The genome window agaataaagtacaatCTCAGGCATTCCGTCCACCTCCGTCCAGTACGATTCATGTTGTGCGCGGAGACTTGCTGTTTGTTAGCCTCGTTTAAAGCTAGCTTGATCAGAGTGCCGTTTCCAAAGGTTTTCCAAGCTatttgatgttgaatgtgtgaactggaccACTCGTGCTTGACTACAGCTACAGGCAGGTTGTTCCGGTCACAGCACCCACCCACACATGGTCCTgctctctggaaaacagcaaacaagggaagcagtacagcctgcAGGTGGCAGCATCAGAGCCGCATAGCAACTCTTTCCTTATGCACCACTCCGGCTGGAAGGATCGGATGATTTTCTGCCCGTTACgctggtggaggtcagggagagctggtgtaggcctgccttgcttGATGACAAGTAGTTTTTGCAGGTAACccagtttattaaaactctgAAAATGTCGATGGTCAACATTACCGATTTtgctctgaagtgtagctaaactgctcaaattcaaatgagctagcttgctttaCTGGTAGCGCAAATATCTATGACATTGTAGCAAGttagcaccttgatggctctgattggctcgcactcccgccataagcagcGCCTTTCCTTGTCTGTTGATTTcgccttaagctacgcaatacACATGTGCCAACTCCAaaattcacaacgttaaaggcGATCCTGAAAagagcagagcctacccttcccactGAAAAAGCAGGCAAGCTTGTGCGCTATACGGCATTtcactcttagaagtttaaggacttaaaaagcaCAAGGACGTAAAAACATCACTAAAATacgttataacacagcatacttgcaactagagtgagattttgatatgttgttatgaatttgttgtatggttattttgataaATTATAACAGGGTAGGCACCCTGACCGCACATCATTGGTGTGTTCCTACCTGAGCGCACGCCGCCATTTCCACGTTCTCGTACGGCCAATCAACTCTCACCACAAGCACAAGCACGTGTACGCCCTCCGGGAAAAGCTCGcacactctgtctctcagatccagggagtgcggaagagggGGGGTGTCAATCACTCTCAGCCTGAGGTCAGACTCCTCCCCCTGCCTCCTGAAGAAATGCCGGAACGTTCTACAAATGAGTTGGCACTCAGTTGTCATGGGAATACAAGGTGCACAACTTCCTGTTgggaactcctcaccacctgcaAAAGAATTACATTGCATCATAAACATATTTCATTGGAACAGGAAGTACTAAACAGTGTGTAGCACAGTTAGCATGCAGTATATTCTGTTGATGTATAGTACACAGTAGAGTACTGGGACACAgcccagcagtactggtggtacccaGGGACCTAACTGAGAACCATTGATCTAGTGTTACCGACCAATCAGGGCATTCCCCACAGAGCTCCTCCCACTCTGCCAGTCACCAAGCAACAGCACGTTAAGTGACAGGGCCCTGCCTTCTAGGGCGTGGATTTGACCAAACAAGCTGAGGACGCCACAGGGGTCACCATGGTTGCCCTTGTTGCTGAGATTCATCTCTGTGTCTTGACTGATGGGTTTAAATCCAGAGGCGAGGTCTGTCACAGCCAATAAAAGAAAAGGACGGATGAAATAAGCAAGTTTTGATTCGTGTGTGCTTGTTAGTTTgtctgatttttctctttttggTGGCAAAATTATTTTTATGCCTTTTTACTTTTCACATACAGAGCCTCTGTTTTCAGTTTTCATCAGTGATTGGCAAAGTGAACTGATTTAGACTTCATGTTTCTAGTTTAACATCTCATTTAACTACAGTAACCTAACAtctggccctgtggtggcctggcagcctgtccaggtgtctccccgcctgccgcccagcgactgctgggataggctgcagcatccccacgaccctgagtaaggataagcggtttggatgatggatggatgaatctaaAATCTGTCCAGTCTGTCCATCTTAAAAGTCTTGAGAACTGACTTCCGGTTGAACCCATCCCAAAATGGCTGATCAACACTCGATGAAAATCCCAAAGCTCAAATGTTTAAAAAGAAATAAACACGTCAATGGAAAGGAGAGGAAGATCAAGGAGACAAAAAGAAAAATGGCAAAACCTGGCAAAACAACTCGCACTGACCAACgaagacag of Lampris incognitus isolate fLamInc1 chromosome 20, fLamInc1.hap2, whole genome shotgun sequence contains these proteins:
- the LOC130130871 gene encoding GTPase IMAP family member GIMD1-like, whose product is MNLSNKGNHGDPCGVLSLFGQIHALEGRALSLNVLLLGDWQSGRSSVGNALIGGEEFPTGSCAPCIPMTTECQLICRTFRHFFRRQGEESDLRLRVIDTPPLPHSLDLRDRVCELFPEGVHVLVLVVRVDWPYENVEMAACAQILFGPEWSGHALLVLTHADHLRKMGLNPARYLTQASDWLRSLVDMVGGRVLFLDNSSDWPVTRGKPLRDSLLSLSASNHHTALLVKTEGSSEFDAGGVTGNIRK